The stretch of DNA GCTTACAAGTTATTTACAAAGgctggatacaatcccaatgagccgTCAAAGTTAGGAAAGCTCCCATCCGAAGCTGCTACAAGGCAACCACATGAAGGTTTTGGATATATACAACCCTCACCAATGCGCATCTCCTTAAGAAGGGCGGGTAAAAATTATATCACTGTGGAAGATGAATCTACCACTTCTAACAAGTCTTatgtctttgatcgacttggaaaatcaactgtgagaacttctgtatttgagagattgggtccattaaatAAGGGGAACaagttccagagaaattatcAAAGCATAAGAACACCCGCTTCGCCTAGAATAcagaagatctctaaggatttcaaagtttggttccttctagaatgaggtGACAAATAAAACTTGTGGTTTCAGTAAAGAAGTACTGAAGTTTAAGTCATATACTGTGGTCTACACTAAGGAACATGACGAAGacgaagaaagtgtgggttcttcaTATCATGTTACTGCACAAGGCGATAATGGTATTTCGTCTCTAATGGATGATGATGAGAAATTAGAGGATATTTCaccgtgttatcacatatcctcCAATGATAGGGACCCTTAAGAAGATGAAGATACGAAAGATTCTCCACCTGAACTTGAAGACGAGGTGGAGACAACagttgatgccttaaaagaagttaaccttagCACTAATGAAGAGCCAAGACCCACCTACAtaagtgctttactagaagtTGACGAAGAACGCACTTATGTTaagttactcaaggagtttagggatgtctttgcttggagttaTAAATAGATGCCTGGCTTGGACCAGAAAGTAGCAGTCCATTACCGTGTAGTCAAGAATGGCACTCATCCTGTTAAGCAAGCTTAAAGGTGCTTTAGGCCGAACTTGGTTCCCCTGATTGAAAtcgaagttaacaaactcatcgaAGTTGGCTTCATTCGtaaagttaaatacccaacatgggtttcAAGTCTTGTCCTTGTAAGGAAGAAGATTGGCCAAATTCGAGTGTGTGTCGACTTTAGGGATCTCAACAATGCATTCCGTAAGGATAAATTTCCGCTTCCTATTCCAGATCTTATGATTGACACTACCACTGGGTACGAGGCAATGACATTCATGGATGGTTCTTCAGGCTATATCCAAATTCGCATAGaaccaaaagatgaagagcttactgcattctGTACCCCAAAGGGAATTTATTGCTACAAGGtgatgccttttggcttgaagaatgcTAGTGCTACTTACCAAAGAGCTATGCAGAATATCTTTTATGACCTTCTCTATAAGAATGTCGAATGCTATGctgacgacttggtggtaaaatcaagaaagaagagcgaccacttgaaagacttcagaatggtgtttgagttgctccggagataccaacttaggatgaatccattgaaatgtgcctttggagttacttccgaaaagttccttggtttcattgcccgacatcgagggattgaaattgatcaagccaaagtagatGCAATCTTGAAAATGCCTGAGCCTCGGGATATTCATGAATTAAAAAGTCTGCAAGAAAAGCTAgcgtaccttaggagattcatctcaaacctaactgggaggtgccaaccattcagtcgTCTCATGAAGAAAGGCGTTCCTTTCAAGTGGCACCAAGCctgtagcaatgcctttgaaaGTATTAAAACTTACTTGTTGAAGCCTCCAGTTTTGGCAGCACCTATACCTAGAAAAATGTTGATACTATACATTTCGGCATAGGAAAGGTCTGTTGGAGcgttgttggcccaagaaaatagtgaaaGGAAAAAAACTCCCTTTACTACTTAAgtaggatgatgacaccaaatgagttgaattattcgccaattgaaaagttatgtttgacgctagtcttctcaatcccaaagttgaagcactactttcaagctcatgtcgtTCGTCTTGTTTCTAgagcaaatcccatcaagtttgTGATGTCAAAACCTGCCTTTAGTGATCGACTAGAAAGGTGGTACCTCCAAATTCAACAATTTGAAATTGTGTAGAACCCCCAaaaaggctataaaaggacaAGCATTAGTGGACTTCTTGGCATATCACCCTATAACTGATGATTAGGAGCTAACTGACGAACTACCGGATGAGGACGCAATGGTCATTGAGGTTCAACCTCcgtggaagatgtactttgatggtgctgcagATCATGGAGGAGCTGGTGCTGGCatagtatttgtcacttctcaaggtgaGGTTCTGCTGTACTCATTTACGTTGATGCAACTTTACTCCAACAAtgttgctgagtatcaagcatTAATACTTGGACTTGAAATGGTTGTTGATATGAAGTAGTTGtaattgcaagtctttggtgactcctAGTTAGTTGTCAATcagcttttaggtagttacgCGATTAAGAAAACTGAACTACGCCCTTATCATAATTATGCTAAGAAATTGATGGGATGGGTTGGTGATGTTACTATTTAACATGTACCTGGgaaaaaaatatgaaagttgatgctttagctgccctagcttTATTGTTAACCCTACCCGATCAAGTGCAAGTTACTATCTATcaaaaatgggtagtaccacCACTAAATGAGGGTGAAAGTGAATACAAtgaactcaagcatcttgtcGCTGTTTCTGAAGATGAGAAGGAAGAATGACGACAACCCATTATCGATTACTTGAGCTACAGGATACTTCCAGAAAATCtgaggagaaggactgaaatctGCCATCGTGCACCTcgtttcctttactacaaagatactctatacagaaggtcattcgagggagtactcttgcgatgcttaggggaagacgaagcactccaagctttgcaagaagTACATTAtggggtatgtgggtcacaccagtcttgaccaaagctccacttccatataaaaaggatgggatattattggccaatgaTGGTAAAAGATTGCCTGGACTACactcgaagatgcaaggcttgccAATTCCATGCGATTTTTATTCATCAGCCTCCTGAAGTGTTGCAACCGACTATTGCATCCTGGCCGTTTGATGCTTGGGGATTGTTGGACCACTAccaaagtcctctggtgggcacctatacatcttgCCTGCAACttactacttctcaaaatgggctgaagttgttgctcttaaggaAGTACAGAAGCAAAATGTTGCAAATTTCATCCAAGTAAACATAATCTATCGAtttggcattcctcgttacataataacaGATAATGGAAAGGCATTCGACAATAGGTtaatgaacaagatttgtgatctctttggcttcaatCAATGTAACTCTTCTATGTACAATGATGCCACCAATGGTCTAGCTGAGGTATTCAACAAAACCCTATGCAATTTGTTAAAGAAAGTTGTCTCCAAATTCAAATGAGATTGGCATGACCGCCTGGAAGAAACTCTATGGGCATATAGAATAACTCACCACACGCCAACACAAGCGACCCCTTATTCACTCGTCTATGGTGTCGAAGCTGTCTTGCCACTCGAgtgtcaaataccttcattacgattatctattcaagaagggatcactgatgaagaaaatgcttgacttcgattagcagagttagaggctcttgatgagaagaggttggaagctcaacagagtcttgaatgttatcaagctcgattgtttcgtgccttcaataaaagagttttCCCAAggtcctttcaagtaggagatcaagtccttgccatacgaagacccattattacttcccataaacacgtagggaagttcacttcaaaaaaggatgggccatatgtcgtgcaagaagcttattcaagtggggcttacaagctagttgatgcagatggcatgagaatcgaCCCTATTAATGGCAAGTTCTtaaagaagtattatccttgatgTTACAACGCTCCTGGACGCACAAAGCCTAAACTGTATGTCATGAAGCCCTTCAAATTTTAGCAAAACCTTCAGTTTGCAAAGCTCATCAAAATATGAGCTGAAATTGCAAATCGCTACGCTCCTTAACACAAGAGCATAAACTGCATGTTACTCCTGGCACACAAGAGTAAAGACTATGTATGGCCcaccaaagaaaagaaaaaaaaagtctgctaggttgaaaagctcgaaagaggcggcctaggcaaaagttaggacataaaaaaataaaaaaataaaaaaactcgcCCATTTTGAACTacagtatgacttgatcctcttcactgaggtacgtaggcagcttagagtttcattctaggTTCAGCCGCATATGTTCAAAATATTCATATTACCCCAATTATTATTCGAAGGAAGAATGATGAAATATAATCCACTTGATTGGAACTAAAAACCCGGGCTTACATGAACACTGTGCTTTATCAAGGATTGGTAGTTCAATGAGGGTAAGCCTCCATAGCAAATTGGCATCTCCGATGGATGAATGTAGACTTTTAGTAGAAGGCCAAATCTTCAATTTGAAGTCCTCAAGtttgtcggtcttcaagttgaattatATAAGCTCTCCTAATCTTCAAGTATATCGCTCATCAAGTTGAATTTTGCAAGACCACCGCCCTTCAAATTGAAGTCTGTAAGTCTGCCATCTTTAAGTCGAAGTATTCAAGCCCTCCAAGTCTTCAAGTCTGTCGGTGGTCAAGTTAAAGTGCTCAAGTTCATCGGTCATCAAGTTGAATTATTTAAGCCCTCCAATTATTCAAATATGtcactcttcaagttgaaatttGTAAGTCCACCgcccttcaagttgaagtcttcaagtccgcCAAACTTTAAGTTGAAGTATTCAATCCCTCCAAGTCTTCATGTCCGTCGGTCTTCAATTTGAAGTCCTCAAATTCTCCAGTCTTCAAGTTGAATTATTTAAGCCCTACAAGTCTTAAAATTAAAGTCTTCAAGTCTGCTAATTTTTTAAGTTGAAGTTTAAAAGTCCACTGCTCTTCAAGTTGAAGCATCAAAGTCCACCAAATTTTCATGTccgtcaaatcttcaaatttgttGGTCTTCGAGTTGAAATTTGTAAAGTCCGCCAAGTCTTCAAGTTGAGGTTTTCTAATTTGCCAATCTTAAGATTGACATATTAGTCtatttgcaccttaagttggtctCTTCGGGGGTTTATTTTTAAAAGGAACTATAATTTTTCAATATTAAGGTGGACATTGAAGTCTCTTTGTACCTTAAGTTGACCTCTTCATGGATTTGATACTTCTATATGTTGTCATGGATTTGATACTTCTGTATGCTGTCATGGATTTGTCTTTCCATGTATGTTGTCGTGGATTTGTCCTTCCATATACCGTCATGGATTTGTCCTCCCATATGATGTTGAAGATTTGTCCTTCTACTTTTTTGCCACGCATTTTCCTTCTATGTGCGTCTAACCTTGTTGATGAAGATACCTCCATTGCCTACAACAATAAAAAGAAGGCAGCAAAAAAATACAAGCATAAGAAAGATAGTTACCTGCTAAGGCGCGTCAGATTCAAAAATGAGTTTAAAGTATTTTCTAGAATAATCTGGCATGATTCGGGCCATGATTTTAGGTGATAACgaagctctttgagtctagtttctactAATTAAAACGGTTTTCAGTTCTGACATTTTAACATCGAGATACAAAAGTTTTGGTGAAGCCGCGATAATCTGAAACTGTTGGCCCATTAGAATGTTGAGCCGACTTCAAAAAATCATCTAGAACGATCCTGAAAGTGTTTAATTCTGAATTTTTGATTTGTTGTAGATCGTGAACTCTAGTTTCTGAGAAATTAAATGGTTTGCGATTTTGAGGTTCCTACATCAAGATATAAAACTTTTGGTAAAGTCGCACAAATCTAAAACTAATAGTGCGCTAGAATATAGAGCCAATTTCAAAAACTCATCTAGAACGATCCTGAAAGTGTTTAATTCTAGATTTCGGATATGCTGTAGATCTTGAATCTAGTTTCTGAGAAATCAAATGGTTTGTGATTCCAAGGTTCCTATATGAAGATATAAAATTTTTGGTGAAGTCGCACAAATCTAAAACTGATGGCGCATTAGAATATAGCCGACTTCAAAAAATCATCTTGAACGATCCTGAAAGTATTTAATTCAATTCCAAGGTATTATGAGAATCGTCGTTGTGCCCTTGAATTCTTGAATCATTGTCCAAATCAAGAATATTGGAATGGGCACAAGGGTCTAAATGGATGAAATGGCCTCCGATTTTTGGGCGGGGATGAGTATCCATCCCTTCAGAccctgagagtaatctctccgatattcggACGAGGATGATGATCCATCTCTTtacaccttgagagtaatctctccgatattcgcATCACATTGAgggtaatctctccgatattcgggCCGTGATGAGTATTCATCCCTTCGCAccctgagagtaatctctccgatattcgggCCATGATGAGTATTCATCCCTTCGCAccctgagagtaatctctccgatattcgggATGTGATGAGTATTCATCTCTTCGCAccctgagagtaatctctctgatattcaggccaccttgagagtaatctctcctaTATTAGATCTGTGATGAGTACCCATCCCCTCACACCCTAAGATTGTCTTCTTCATGCATGGATCATCTCGTTAAACAAGAACACATTCTTCTCGCTtgaactacaaaaaaaaaaaaaaaaagacaaaaacaaAATTGTACCTATCAATGATTCACTTGGATAGGCTTATGAGCTGCGACTAATGTCGACCGAAGGAAAGGCATGTCCCTATTTATAGAGCTCCAAAAGTCTCTAATTGAAGGACTAATAGCAATGTGGGAGCCGTAATTATCAGAGTCCAACTAGAACTCGTTATCCTACATCGATTAAAAGGAAAAGAGCTAAGGCGGTGGCTTCTATCTGTTCCGACATGGACTTGGTTGTGGACTATTCCGTATCAAAATAGATGTCAACCAAAGTTATTTGGTTTAGAGACGGATTTGAAAATATTCGGCATCAAACTATGTGGTAAAGTAGTATGCATACATATTCATTATGAATAGGGCTTACTTATATGACTCTTCAAAGGATTTATGAGAGAGAATTCAAAATGCAAAAAGGTGGTCATGTGCTTTCATTGTTTCAGTAACCAAAAGTGAAAGTCATTGGCAAGATGCCAAAGTTTCAAGCTTACGTGGTCTATCCTTTGTCTTCATAAGAAGATGAATTTCTATTTTAAGCAAATTTCAAGCAACTGACAAGTTTTTCCATTACAAATAAATTGCCTAGGCTAATAAATTGGGGGTTCAAAATCATTCCATTTGATATCTTCATAATACTTCAATCCTTGTCTTATTGTCTGTGACCGGCAAGTCTTGAAGTAGGGGCACTTGTAGgcaattaaaattttattgaatttataTCCATAAGAAATTTGGATTTAATCTCAATTAAATGTATTTCAAtctaaataaatattatgggctaatatagctgaataaaatattcaaattcaataaatatgaatttaataaatatatcaaaatccaTTGGACTAGCCTATTTAGTTGGGCTACAGacgatgagcccacttcattaggccTAAGAAGTCATCTTTCTAGGGGACCAGTTTGGTGCTATGTGTTAAATGACGTAGCACGCCAAGTCAAATGGAAAAGCAAATAGGATTGTGCCATGTGTCAAAATGATAAGGAATCCCAAGTCAAATTAAATGGACAATGAAACTGTGCCACATGTACAAGTGACATGTTCTAGATAATCAAATGCGGCATTGTCACACTTTAATTTGATTGGTGAGAAatagtttgttcttatcataactttTTCCtaccacaactataaataggggtcttcataacctagAAAAAACACcggaagttataacaagaagcaagagagagctcgtggatcaaatcccccaaatttctttacaactttcaagcttcaagcaatcaagttcaagtttaagaaatcaagttcaatctcaagaacgaagaacaaatcaagattcaaggagtacaagttcaaatcaaagtttgtactagttgaattcaagatcaccTTGCGTGACAACAAATACAGATTtaaagatcaagctcaaaggcccttgaatttatttactattaaaaagaagaattagaggattcatagagattgtacactcatattacttGAAATATAATACTATGATTGTTGCGATATTTTTCGGTCTCGATTATTTTtttgacgcaaatttattgtctacaaattctagCACGCCCAgagggacaatctctacctctcatctcaacttttcaatcaccaaagttaaagaacattgaaatggcttcaactaaaatcaacttcagatcaacttccaccaaggctgctaattccaggttctatgctgatgtggaaagcatccccgatgttacctttggaagctttggaccagttacgaggagCAAAACAAGCTCGTTAGGACAACAAGAACCGCAAGTGTCGTCCGCATCAATCCTTATTTTCGGATCTTTATCCTCAAAAAGAGAAAGATCTTCCACAAATgcacccgaaggaggaagcgatgttgttgaaaagatcaagaaaactcttgctctgcttggCCTCTCCAGATCCAAGAACTCTATTGTGAAGAAAGATGATGATATTTCAAGTGATGGATCTGCCTCACTTACACCGCATCGTGTGAGCCAGTCGAGGATCAATCTAtgtgacaatccatgctactctcTATCGTCtacaacaatcatgcaagccataATGACAAACACTTAATTTGTGGCggagcagttggcaaacttgacgTAAGCAATCGATGGCTTGACCAAGTATATGcgaaatcaagatgctagaatcgacaagctaacagacagggtgggaatcttgatggaataAGAATCCACCCACATACCTGGCAAGCTCCCAGAAGTTCCACAGAGTGATTCTCCCCCAAGACAAGTAGCATCCGCTAAGGCTATCCCTGTCTCATCTGAAGAGATGATTCCAATCCATCAActgaaggagttcattgaaggcactattaagaacaagtatgaaGTTACTGCCAAGTCCTCCCTTATATACGCAAAGTCGTACACTGCAAGGGTCAatatgttgaagatgcctgcggctatgaatgtcaacacatcacctaTGAAGTTCACAAtgaaggtgagcaagaagcagagtacGAAATCCACATCTTTTTAAGATAAACCAAGTGAAAAGTTAACTTTAAAAGAAATGCAAAAGAAAGAgtacccatttttggattcttaTGTGCgagcaatttttgaagaactcctagagttaaatctcattgagttTCCGGAGATGAAGCGACCAAATGAAGCTGGTAAAACGAATaacccaaattactgcaaataccatcgacttgtgagccaccctctagagaagtgctttgtcttcaaggacaaagttatggaatTGGCTCGTGAAAATATGAtagtgcttgaagatgagaaagcaagcgcaaaccaagtctctatcacctttggctcattcagtccagatgaattatgtggttttaaagaaagtaaagataaagaattactggagaacaacaaagttgaagtcaatcaacctgatgatgatgaaggttggacgttggtgaTTCGTCACAGGCACCACAAAAGGAGCCCACGAAAAGAATCAATtgaacaaccaacaaggaaaatgatggtaaaaaCACCAAGGAAACAGAATCTAGTTAAGCATTTGAAGAAGGAAAAAGTGGAAGTGCACCACCCTCAAAACCCACGACATCCAATGACCTCGGAGGAGTTCTTGCTAAGTTGGTTCTGCACGAAGATTTCTCATAATTGTAGTGAGGCCTTTTGTTGCCATGCTAGCAAAGAGGAAGAAAAGAATGATGACTTACCATTGGCACCATCTTCGGAAGAGCTCATCAAATCtattcctcaagaagttaatgcttgCGAGGAAAAAGTTATgttcacaaatgacgatcttctACTAGGTGACACTCCTCATAACCGCCCGTTGTACCTGGTTGGATATATGCGCGATGAAAGAGTAAATAGAATTTTGTTTGATGGAGGATCCTTAGTGAACATCTTGCCAATTGGCattgtgaaagaacttggtattcccatgaacgaactctcGGAAAGTCATGTGATGATTCAAGGATTCAACCATTGGGGGCAAAGATCCATAGTCGCGATCAGGTTGGGgatcaccattgaagatatgcaattaattgcatggctgcatgtgatcgatgcaaagacttcatacaacgtcttgcttggaaggccttggatacatgagaataaagtggttccatctacctactATCAATGTTTGAAGTACTACGAGGGTGAAGTTGAGAAGAAGATAGTAGCTGATGACAAGTCATTCACCGACACTGAGTCACACTTTGTCGGTGGAAAGTTCTACTTAaagaaccgcattgtgaaggagctaaaacCTGATGATATCACAAATGGCAAGAATGACGAGTCCACGACTAAGAGAGCTGAGGTGGTTGCCGACAAAACAAAAGATGTTGCTAAGGAGGTACACCCCGGCCCACATAAGTCTCATAAAGGGAACATTGTGTCTCACAACAAGAAAGTAACCTTTTCGCTGCAATATGTCCCTAGAAAGAATATAGATAAAGGTGAATTATCTAATCTCCAAACAAACATGCTAAAGGGATTAACTCTTCCGATCAAATGGATTGAGGCGgtaaagttgtcctcaaagcTACTTAGAAAGTCTGTGTCTCAGAATTCACCACAAGATATAGCATTTCCTACAAAGCGTACGGATGAAGGTTTTGATCC from Nicotiana tomentosiformis chromosome 11, ASM39032v3, whole genome shotgun sequence encodes:
- the LOC138901978 gene encoding uncharacterized protein — its product is MVKTPRKQNLVKHLKKEKVEVHHPQNPRHPMTSEEFLLSWFCTKISHNCSEAFCCHASKEEEKNDDLPLAPSSEELIKSIPQEVNACEEKVMFTNDDLLLGDTPHNRPLYLVGYMRDERVNRILFDGGSLVNILPIGIVKELGIPMNELSESHVMIQGFNHWGQRSIVAIRLGITIEDMQLIAWLHVIDAKTSYNVLLGRPWIHENKVVPSTYYQCLKYYEGEVEKKIVADDKSFTDTESHFVGGKFYLKNRIVKELKPDDITNGKNDESTTKRAEVVADKTKDVAKEVHPGPHKSHKGNIVSHNKKVTFSLQYVPRKNIDKGELSNLQTNMLKGLTLPIKWIEAVKLSSKLLRKSVSQNSPQDIAFPTKRTDEGFDPNAYKLFANAGYNPNEPSKLGKLPSEAATRQPHEDEDVKGTPYELEEGVKTTVDALKEVNLGTDEEPRPTYLSDLLAIDEERTYMELLKEFKDVFAWSYKEMPGLDPKVAVHHLAVKNGTCPVKKAQRRFRPDLVPLIESEVNKLIEAGFIREVKYPIWISSIVPVRKKNGQI